In the genome of Raphanus sativus cultivar WK10039 chromosome 4, ASM80110v3, whole genome shotgun sequence, one region contains:
- the LOC108849000 gene encoding protein RER1C isoform X2, giving the protein MESEPTVGASASAPPPPPPATDDLQSSNASSPADAAARLIHAVEQRQQHLLDKTVPHVLYRWIGCLVVVLIYFARVYLVEGFYIITYAIGIYLLNLIIAFLSPQEDPEASLGGGTLPTRRSDEYRPFVRRLPEFKFWLSIIRAFVIGFMMTFFEVFDVPVFWPILLFYWVMLFILTMRKQIQHMIKYRYVPFSFGKQKYGKKPAPAESSE; this is encoded by the exons ATGGAATCCGAACCAACGGTTGGTGCCTCTGCAtcagcaccaccaccaccaccaccagccaCCGATGATCTCCAATCGAGCAACGCATCGTCCCCAGCCGACGCCGCCGCACGGCTGATCCACGCCGTGGAGCAGCGGCAGCAGCACCTCCTCGACAAGACAGTCCCTCACGTTCTCTACCGATGGATCGGTTGCCTCGTCGTCGTGCTGATCTACTTCGCTCGCGTCTACTTGGTGGAAGGCTTCTACATCATCACCTACGCCATCGGAATCTACCTTCTCAACCTCATCATCGCCTTCCTCTCCCCTCAAGAAGATCCCGAGGCCTCGCTCGGCGGCGGGACTCTTCCTACTCGTAGATCCGATGAGTATCGGCCGTTCGTTCGCCGTCTCCCCGAGTTCAAATTCTG GTTATCGATCATTAGGGCATTTGTCATTGGTTTTATGATGACGTTCTTCGAAGTCTTTGACGTACCTGTTTTCTGGCCAATTCTTCTTTTCTACTGGGTGATGCTTTTTATACTCACCATGAGGAAACAGATTCAGCATATGATCAAATACAGATATGTTCCTTTCTCTTTCGGCAAACAg AAATATGGAAAGAAACCGGCTCCAGCAGAGAGCAGTGAATGA
- the LOC108849000 gene encoding protein RER1C isoform X1 — MESEPTVGASASAPPPPPPATDDLQSSNASSPADAAARLIHAVEQRQQHLLDKTVPHVLYRWIGCLVVVLIYFARVYLVEGFYIITYAIGIYLLNLIIAFLSPQEDPEASLGGGTLPTRRSDEYRPFVRRLPEFKFWLSIIRAFVIGFMMTFFEVFDVPVFWPILLFYWVMLFILTMRKQIQHMIKYRYVPFSFGKQQKYGKKPAPAESSE; from the exons ATGGAATCCGAACCAACGGTTGGTGCCTCTGCAtcagcaccaccaccaccaccaccagccaCCGATGATCTCCAATCGAGCAACGCATCGTCCCCAGCCGACGCCGCCGCACGGCTGATCCACGCCGTGGAGCAGCGGCAGCAGCACCTCCTCGACAAGACAGTCCCTCACGTTCTCTACCGATGGATCGGTTGCCTCGTCGTCGTGCTGATCTACTTCGCTCGCGTCTACTTGGTGGAAGGCTTCTACATCATCACCTACGCCATCGGAATCTACCTTCTCAACCTCATCATCGCCTTCCTCTCCCCTCAAGAAGATCCCGAGGCCTCGCTCGGCGGCGGGACTCTTCCTACTCGTAGATCCGATGAGTATCGGCCGTTCGTTCGCCGTCTCCCCGAGTTCAAATTCTG GTTATCGATCATTAGGGCATTTGTCATTGGTTTTATGATGACGTTCTTCGAAGTCTTTGACGTACCTGTTTTCTGGCCAATTCTTCTTTTCTACTGGGTGATGCTTTTTATACTCACCATGAGGAAACAGATTCAGCATATGATCAAATACAGATATGTTCCTTTCTCTTTCGGCAAACAg CAGAAATATGGAAAGAAACCGGCTCCAGCAGAGAGCAGTGAATGA
- the LOC108848726 gene encoding probable WRKY transcription factor 15 — MAVELMTRNYISGVGVDSFAVQEAAASGLKSMENFIGLMSHESFNSNEPSSSSSAAITDLELARNTTADAAVSKFKRVISLLDRTRTGHARFRRAPVISPIQEIKPTPFQAPPPIRIGSFSSPFKTIDFSSLSSVTTESEHMKHHHRPSETAPLGTQSFSATVSSHHHRPSETAPFGTQSLSTTVSSFSKSTKRKCNSENHIAGKCASASSGRCHCSKKRKTKQRRVIRVPAISAKMSDVPPDDYSWRKYGQKPIKGSPHPRGYYKCSSVRGCPARKHVERAADDSSMLIVTYEADHNHSLSAADLAGASVADLILESS; from the exons ATGGCGGTGGAGCTCATGACTAGAAACTACATCTCCGGCGTGGGAGTCGACAGCTTCGCCGTTCAAGAAGCAGCAGCTTCAGGGCTCAAAAGTATGGAGAATTTTATCGGTTTAATGTCTCATGAGAGCTTTAACTCCAACGaaccatcttcttcctcctccgcgGCCATCACCGATCTTGAACTAGCTCGTAATACGACTGCGGACGCTGCCGTCTCCAAGTTCAAAAGAGTCATATCTCTCTTAGATCGTACTCGAACCGGACACGCCCGGTTTAGACGCGCTCCGGTTATTTCACCAATTCAAGAAATCAAACCGACGCCGTTTCAAGCTCCGCCGCCGATCCGTATAGGTTCGTTTTCTTCACCGTTTAAGACGATCgatttctcttctctctcctccGTAACGACGGAGTCCGAGCACATGAAACACCACCACCGTCCTTCTGAAACGGCGCCGCTTGGTACTCAAAGCTTCTCCGCAACAGTTTCTTCACATCATCACCGTCCTTCTGAAACGGCGCCGTTTGGTACTCAGAGCCTCTCCACAAcagtttcttctttctccaaATCAACGAAGAGAAAATGTAACTCAGAGAATCATATCGCCGGAAAATGCGCCTCTGCTTCCTCCGGTCGTTGCCATTGCTCCAAGAAAAG AAAGACAAAACAGAGGAGGGTAATTAGGGTTCCGGCGATAAGTGCTAAAATGTCCGATGTACCTCCAGACGATTATTCATGGAGAAAATACGGACAGAAACCAATCAAAGGCTCTCCACATCCAAG AGGATATTACAAGTGCAGTAGCGTAAGAGGTTGTCCAGCTCGTAAACACGTGGAGCGAGCAGCGGATGATTCGTCCATGTTAATCGTTACATACGAAGCAGATCATAATCATTCTCTGTCCGCCGCTGATCTCGCCGGCGCCTCCGTAGCCGATCTCATTTTGGAGTCGTcttga
- the LOC108834396 gene encoding uncharacterized protein LOC108834396 translates to MKKGQKETKVETEMQTWPRWLLVLTGLCLIHGPNRKSSNTWEALKPRHVPQDWYDIVWFKGSLPKHAFTMWIANYDKLPTKARLASWGVPVSPLCSFCSKEEESRDHLLLSCDYSQQVWSEVFARCQPPASTFTKWAELLSWIRHPRSKRAALLRKLAAQTVVFHLWKQRNNLNHNQISLLPIDVFKNVDRELKNIISSMRETKSFKNLMVKWIR, encoded by the exons ATGAAGAAGGGTCAAAAAGAGACCAAAGTTGAAACAGAAATGCAAACGTGGCCGAGGTGGTTACTGGTTCTAACTGGTCTTTGCCTCATCCACGGTCCCAACAGGAA GTCTAGTAACACTTGGGAAGCTTTGAAACCGCGACACGTACCACAGGATTGGTATGATATCGTCTGGTTTAAAGGATCACTGCCGAAGCACGCTTTTACAATGTGGATTGCCAATTATGATAAGCTACCAACAAAGGCAAGACTAGCTTCATGGGGAGTACCTGTCTCACCGTTGTGCTCTTTCTGCTCCAAGGAAGAAGAGTCCAGAGATCATCTACTGCTATCATGCGATTACAGCCAGCAAGTTTGGAGTGAAGTCTTTGCTAGATGTCAACCTCCGGCCTCCACTTTTACAAAATGGGCGGAGCTGCTCTCATGGATTCGACATCCTCGATCCAAGCGGGCTGCTCTGCTCAGAAAATTGGCAGCGCAAACGGTGGTCTTCCATCTTTGGAAGCAGCGAAACAATCTCAATCACAACCAGATATCACTCCTGCCGATAGATGTTTTCAAGAATGTTGACAGGGAGCTGAAGAATATCATCTCTTCTATGAGAGAGACTAAAAGCTTCAAGAACCTAATGGTGAAGTGGATTCGGTAG
- the LOC108834397 gene encoding uncharacterized protein LOC108834397: MVGEGVYHSCGCQSVYKNATKTLCGRDVSTWKGRSSYKTKFYTQETWWNMRDSSAQVNWTRCVWFPMVTPRFAFIAWLALQNRLSTMDRISNWCQADTTCVLCKKEVQSRNHLFFKCSYSAHLWSYLTGGMLGVHYSEDWSSIITLITGGSLDRRKLYCVRYAFHAAVYAIWRERNGVKHGEKVLAMSVLKKLTEKGVRNKLGLVDKKGRRGMENVLQFWFQMRG; this comes from the exons ATGGTAGGGGAGGGGGTCTACCATAGCTGCGGCTGTCAGAGCGTTTACAAAAACGCTACGAAAACCCTATG tgggaGAGATGTCAGTACTTGGAAAGGGAGATCGAGCTATAAGACAAAGTTCTATACTCAGGAAACTTGGTGGAACATGAGAGATTCCTCGGCTCAAGTTAACTGGACTCGATGTGTTTGGTTTCCTATGGTTACTCCAAGATTTGCGTTCATAGCCTGGCTTGCGTTGCAAAATAGACTCTCGACAATGGATAGGATCTCAAATTGGTGTCAAGCTGATACCACTTGTGTTCTTTGCAAAAAGGAGGTGCAGTCTCGGAaccatttatttttcaaatgctCTTATTCTGCTCATCTTTGGAGTTATCTTACTGGAGGCATGTTGGGGGTTCATTATTCGGAGGATTGGTCATCGATTATCACACTTATAACAGGAGGTTCTCTTGATAGAAGGAAGCTTTATTGTGTCAGATATGCTTTTCATGCAGCTGTTTATGCGATTTGGAGGGAGAGAAATGGAGTGAAGCATGGGGAGAAGGTTTTAGCAATGTCTGTTCTAAAGAAGCTTACAGAGAAGGGAGTAAGAAACAAGCTCGGTCTAGTGGACAAGAAGGGTAGGAGGGGGATGGAGAACGTTCTCCAGTTCTGGTTTCAAATGAGAGGTTAA